In Drosophila busckii strain San Diego stock center, stock number 13000-0081.31 chromosome 3R, ASM1175060v1, whole genome shotgun sequence, the sequence ttcatcatcatcatcatcatcgttcAATGTCCCTCTCgctatacacatgcatatgcatgcatgtatgtgtatgtaagtTTGTAACTAcgtttttttgattttttcttcacatttatatacaaaaacgCCTGACGATTATACTATGTACCTTTTAAAGCACTTGcggttgtttatttgtttgataaaaaatatgtatatttttcaCATTGCTGCGCACCGCATTAtgtttttttgcatttctcttctttaatgtatttttactGTTACTCTAGTATTTATATAGAACTTAGTTACACCCGCTTGAAATGCTATTACTACACCGGACTAAAACCAAGTGGTTCATTGACAGATTATCATCAAATTTCACGAAATCTTTAACACTTATTTGTTCTTTAGTAGTTTAGCCAGCTTTTCAACagcatttctttatttattatatttttatggcttgcaAATAcgttaaaagttaattaaaacacttttGTGTGCTGCCAGAGCACAAGCGAAGGGCGTTGCCACTAAGTTTTGTTTTGCCGACCAGCTATCGGCTATTGGTGTAAGCAGCTGATTTTGCCATCGAAACACGAATTAATTAATCAGTTAATTACATTCTGTTAATGATTAtgaaatcattaaataaatttaaatacaatactGGCACAGCTTTTACACCTCTTGCTTTCGAAACGATCCAACTTAAATGGTAATTTAAATTACCCGCCTTCCATCTCAAACCAAATTTAATTCGACCTGTTATTTCTCATTTCCACGAGTTGGCAGCACCGATAGTAACTGGTAGATACTCGTattttgtatctgtatcttctTTACAACACTGTAAATAACTTTTCCGGCTTAAATTAGGTCAACTTTATAAACTTCAATGAAAACAATGTTTTTGCATAACAGGAATTTATGCAAACTGGCACGTAAGTATTTAAATCTACCGCGCACATAATAGTTTCTTGCAAATACAGAAGCTCACGGCTAATAGCTTCCAAATTAACATTGAAATTATGCTGACGACTGCTCGACTTTGTTGTGGTTGTAGTCCAAACGAACACATAAGCAAATAGTTCAATATGTGCAGATAGCTTTGAGTGTCACCAGTGATAATCATATCGCTCAATCATTAACTTGCAGACAATGCCGCGAGTTTCGCCACAAGTGCTACCCGCGGACTcagccaaaaaccaaaaacggCAATACTTATGCTGAACATGGGTGGACCTACCCATACGGATCAGGTGCATGACTATCTATTGCGCATAATGACTGATCGGGATATGATACAGCTGCCCGTGCAGAGCAGGCTGGGCCCATGGATTGCCCAGCGGCGTACGCCGGAGGTGCAAAAGAAGTACAAAGAAATTGGCGGTGGCTCACCTATACTGAAGTGGACAGAGCTGCAGGGTGAGCTGATGTGCGAGCAGCTGGATAAGCTATCCCCAGAGACAGCGCCGCACAGGCACTACGTGGGGTTCCGCTATGTGAATCCATTGACAGAGAATACGCTGGCGCAAATCGAAAGGTTAGTTTGTGCctaaagcaagcaaacttGTATTTATCACTGATGCTCTTGTTGTATAGTGACAAGCCGGAGCGCATAGTGTTGTTCTCACAGTACCCGCAATATAGCTGCGCCACATCCGGCTCCAGCTTCAATTCCATCTTTAGTCATTATCGTGAAAAGTAagtatttgaattaattacaaGGACTTAAAACTTAACGTTACTTTGCTTACAGTAATCTGCCCGCCAATATCAAGTGGAGCATCATAGATCGTTGGGGCACACATCCGCTGCTCATCAAGACTTTTGCCCAGCGCATACGCGAGGAGCTGGCCAAGTTTGTGGAGACCAAACGTAACGATGTAGTCATTCTCTTCACTGCACACTCGTTGCCTTTGAAGGCGGTTAATAGAGGCGATGCATATCCTTCGGAAATCGGTGCTAGTGTGCATATGGTTATGCAGGAACTGGGACAAAGCAATCCCTACAGCTTGGCCTGGCAGTCCAAGGTGGGGCCACTGCCCTGGCTGGCGCCGGCTACAGATGATGCCATTAAAGTAAGTTAAATACATAATCTACTCAACGCATAGCTTATGGATGCTTGTTTATAGGGCTATGTTAAGCAAGGCTTGAAGAACTTCATACTGGTGCCCATTGCATTTGTAAATGAGCACATCGAGACGCTGCATGAGCTCGACATAGAGTACTGTGATGAGCTGGCGAAGGAGGTGGGTGTGGAGGAAATACGACGTGCTGCTGCACCCAACGATCATCCGCTGTTTATACAGGCGCTGAGCAACATTGTCGCCGATCATTTAAAGTCAGAGCAGAGCGTCAATCCCAAATTCTTGATGCGTTGTCCAATGTGCACCAATCCTCGCTGCCGTGAGAGCAAACGCTGGTATCAGCAATTATGTGGAaactagacacacacacacacacacccacaataGACTCGTATTTATAGTTGATTTAGCTTAAAGCTGTTCGTATCATGCTCATTGGTTTTATCAGTCATATGTGAATTAAAATGCACAGCATTTGGTTGTGGGTACCCCCTCCCTGCCTtgattaaagcaataaaacaaaagacacTGCACAAACAAGAATTACATCGTTGTTATCTCTCTCATGCTTTCGTTTAAGCATGTGCGCCACGAACAGGTTGGATTAGCTAAGagacaaaaaacataaatgaaaacaaacacataaagTATGTTGAACTTACGCATGTgcttgaaatttgtttaataaatagtacttatgcattgtttgcatttaaagccGCGtagtaaaagtttttattcTGTTCGTTGACTTTGTGACGTCACAATTTGCTTATCAGAGAGCGTCAATTATGAAAGAGAGTGGGAGCGCACACTCTGCGCAACCTTTAACTGCTGCTTCTAAAcagctgttttttgtttctgtttgcttgtaaattattttgtgcGGTATTTATGACGGGCGCAGCAACAAACTAAATTCTAATGGCTGACAAAGTTCCTAAAGACAGCACGCGTCTTCAACAAACTCAAAGGATCTCaacataatattaaaaaattaaaaacaccaaattacaaattgcataaCGGTACAATTTTTTGCTCACAATGGttctacataaataaaaacacatttttattaaaccaATCAGTCATTTTCTCGAGAAACAACAGAACCAAAAGCATTTCTCGCTGGAAATTCAAtattgcaaaaacaacaacaacgtggCGAAACCTCAATTAGTTAAATTCCATTGCCAGCTGCACAGTGAGCGCCAATTAGCTCGTGTTTCAAATTGGCTGTCAATTGAAGacacgcttttgtttttaagctaaCATTGGCGTATTAATCCCACTGTGCGCCAGCTTGCAGTGGCCAATCTAATCGTTAATCAGCATATTGAtcgtaaattaattattaaatcaaacaTGAGTAATTGTCACAACGGCCTAGATGGGGCTAACAATATTAGCCAGACGTCGTCAGGAGCAGTATACGGCGTGCTATCGACGCCGAATGACACCGCGGAGACTCTCACGGAGTTCAACACGtaagagcaaaacaaaacatcgTTAATATTTACGTAAAGCACGcgcgcaaaaaacaaaaaccagtttcaaaaagcttttgttttcatacatgtgtgtatataaaaattgtatagaTCGTAATTGGGCTTTGTCATGGTCTAAAAGTTCATAAAGAAAGcgaataatttgtttatactcAGTGACGTTgtgtttgtaataaaattcaagtgtTATCAAGATTTCAAAATACGTGAGAGTGGCCAAGTAAGAATTACCCACTTCAATATTGCTCTATTGCTCTCTCCGTATTGCATACGGTTCTCACGTATTGAACTACTCCATAATTAATTTGGCTGTCATCTATTGCTGGTGCTCAAACACGcaataaaagatttatttttatcatcaGACAGATAATGCTGACAAGGCAGATTACATTATtgctgcaataataataataataatattttcaaatatgcttaaacggcgtatattaaattttgaaataaaaattgtaatttgtatagGCCTATTAAAAATGTGTTATTTTTAAGGGCAACAACAGTTATCTCTTAACCATGACCCGATAAGGCAATCTTTGTGGGTTATTttcttcaaataaaaatttcatacgGCCTAAGAATTtacaatgtttatttttggatTATATAGCTTATTATTTGAGCAGAGCGAACTTATTCAAACCTAACGTTTATCTAAACTGAAGAGTGTAATCCGTTGAAATGAGTTTATAAGGTTTACTTTAGGTTTAGAAAGTGCAACCAGCTTCCAGACTAAAGGGAGCTACAACaatgttttcaaaataaactaaCGAAATCCATTCACAGATGTGCCACAGACGAGAACAGCGAACTAGGTGCATTTATCAGAACGATGGAGCATGGCTATGGCAGTGTGTTTAGGAACCGCAAGCTGTTGGTGGATGTGCTGGCGATATTCTTTGGCATTGGCACATGGCTGGGCGTAAATGGAACCTTTAtacagctgccgctgctggtgaATGA encodes:
- the LOC108603765 gene encoding ferrochelatase, mitochondrial, encoding MKTMFLHNRNLCKLAHNAASFATSATRGLSQKPKTAILMLNMGGPTHTDQVHDYLLRIMTDRDMIQLPVQSRLGPWIAQRRTPEVQKKYKEIGGGSPILKWTELQGELMCEQLDKLSPETAPHRHYVGFRYVNPLTENTLAQIESDKPERIVLFSQYPQYSCATSGSSFNSIFSHYRENNLPANIKWSIIDRWGTHPLLIKTFAQRIREELAKFVETKRNDVVILFTAHSLPLKAVNRGDAYPSEIGASVHMVMQELGQSNPYSLAWQSKVGPLPWLAPATDDAIKGYVKQGLKNFILVPIAFVNEHIETLHELDIEYCDELAKEVGVEEIRRAAAPNDHPLFIQALSNIVADHLKSEQSVNPKFLMRCPMCTNPRCRESKRWYQQLCGN